The DNA region AAGAAGCCGCCCGTAAGGAAGGCTACCGGCACGAACGGATTCTGGATGCCCATGAAGGCCAGCACCACGAATACCGCGAAAAGCACCGCAAAGACGATGGAAACCGTCTTGTATTGCCGCCGGAGGTAGGCAAACGCACCTACGCGCACAAAATGCGCAATCGCCTTCATTTTCTCATTGCCGTCGGGCTGCCGCTTCATGAACCTGTAAAAGAAAAACGCCATGGCGAGCGCAAACAACGCTGCAACCGGGACCAGGAACCAATAAGCTGGAATAGTAAGCATTGAAACCTCTTTCTACTAAACCTTTGGCCGGCATCCGACGACCTTATAAAGAAATCTATAACGAAAATCCTAGAAAGGACGCTAAATTTTGTTTAAATTTACACTCCATGCTGGAAAATCTCAATTTCCATTTCGAATTCTACGACTGGCTGCTCGTTTTCATGGTCACGGCGCTCGGAGTCTTCAGCGCCTACACCAAGGACCCCCAGCTCAAGGCCGTCGCGGCGACCATCCCCATCCCCTGCGGATTCGCCTATATCGCCGTCGGACTCCCCATGGGCACCGCGAACGCCATTTCGGGTTTCATGTGCCTGCTTTATGTGCATATCGTACGCATTCTTCACTATAAGGTAAAGGTTCCCATCATCCCCTCCATCGCCCTCGGCCTGGCCTTCTTCGTCGCGCTCGGAACCTTCCTGATGCCCCGCATCCCGGATGGGGAAGCCTTCTTCATCGGGGCCTGCCTCTTCGACTTCACCGTGGGAGTCATCCTCTTCCAGAAGCAAAAATACAAGTCCGGAGTCCGCTACAAGACTCCCCTGCCCGTATACATCAAGGCACCCGCCATCGCGGGCGTCGTCGCTGGCCTCATGGTCATAAAGAGGCTCATGGGCGGGTTCTGCACGAGCTTCCCGATGATGAACTCCATCGTAAGCTACGAATCGCGCTTTTCGCTGGGCGACCAGTGCAGGCAACTCCCGCTATTCCTCATCGCGGGGCCGTTCATGTTCGCCGAGATGCGCTACCTCGAGATATTCCTGCACCTGAACCACTGGATTGTGCTCCTGTGCGGCTACGTGCTGTTCGCATGCATCTACTGGCCGCTGAACAAGGAACTCAAGCGCAGGAACGAGATGGCCGACGCGTCGTATTCGGACAAAAACAAGTAAAGAACGCCACATAAAAGCGTTTTTTGCCCCCTTTTGCCAAATTTTTACTTGTAAATTCCGCTCCAAATAATTAGATATTCAAGAGAACTATAGATGCACCACGAGGAGCCCTATGAAAAAGATTGCACTTCTTCCGATATCACTGTTTGCAGCTCTATCCATCACCGCATGCGGTGACAGCGAGTCCGGCAACCCCGTCACCCCCGAAGGCGGTAGCCAGCCCGCACTTTCTTCGGAAGCGCTCCCCGGTTCCTCGGATGCACTCCCGACATCGTCCGCGACAGTCCCCGGTTCTTCAGAAACGGTCCCGCCCGCATCTTCGGCAGCCGTCCCGGCTTCTTCCGCGACAGTCGAAGCTCCGGTTGAATTTACCACTGACGCGGTAGCCCTCCCCGACATGGGCTGCACCTCCGAGCCCCTTTCGTTCGGTTCGGGCGTGAAGCTCACCTGCAACGGCGAATATGTCGGCAACATCCTCGAAGACAGCGACACTTCCCCGTTCGACCCGAACGCGGCCGCCTACACGAGCTTCGTCGGCATCAAGAAGATTTTTGCAGCGCTGCAGCCCACCGACAAGGCCGTATTCATCTTGCGCCACGCCCACCGCACCAGCAGCACCGACGTCGACGGCGTCCTTACCGGCCTCGGATACGAACAGGCAATCACCGTCGGCAAGCAGATCGCGGGCACCGAAGAAATCAAATACTGGCATTCCGAGATTCCGCGCACCATGCAGACCAGCATGGCAATCGCCCAGGGCCGCGGGCAAACCGAATTCTCGCATGTTGCGCTCAAGGAACTGAACGGCGGCTGGTTCGAGAAGGACCACGCCAAAGTCGAAGAATACAATGCTACCGTCTCTAGCAGCTACGACGTCGTTTCGCGCTGGGCCTACAACGAATACCCCGACCCGACCGTCAATTATAACGAAGGTTTCTACGACCTGATGGAACGCGGAACCCAGTTCATGAGCGAAATCATCCTCGCCAAGGTCGTCCCGCAGAGCCGCATCAGCGTCGTCATTTCACACGACCAGATGCTCTACCCGCTCACGATTTTCGCGACGAACAGGCTGCTCGAAATGAAGCACCACGAAGACAAGAGCTGGCTCAACTTCCTCGCAGGCGTCGCCGTGATCGTCCATGCAGACGGTTCCATCAAGTACGTGCCGGTCATGGGCCTCGACGAAGGCACCATGTCTAGCTAGTTCAGGGCATGGACAGCCTTAACCTAAAAATCATCGCCCGCATAAAAAGCGACTTCCCCGAAAAGTTCGGGATACCCCGCCAGAGCGGGCTTGTCCCTTCGTTGCGTTCGACCATACGGTTCGAGCCCGAATTCAGGAATGCGGATGCGCTCCGCGGGCTGGAAGGCTTCAGCCACCTGTGGCTCATCTGGATATTCTCCGAAAACATCCGGGACACATGGCACCCGACGGTGCGGCCCCCGCGCCTCGGAGGCAATACGCGGCTCGGCGTATTCGCCACAAGGAGCAGTTTCCGCCCGAACCCTATCGCGATGAGCTGCGTGAAGATTGAAGGTATCCGCCTGGACGCTCCAGACGGGCCCGAAATTATCGTGAGCGGTGCCGACCTTATGGACGGCACCCCCATTCTGGACATCAAGCCCTACCTGCCCTACGCCGACAGCATTCCCGACGCAAAGGGCGGTTTTGCGGAAGCCCGCAGGTACGATTCCCTGCAGGTGGAAATCGCTCCCGAGATAGCGAGCCAGGTACCGGAAGGCAAGCTCGACGCCCTCGTCGAGATATTGAGGCAGGACCCGCGGCCGCACTACCAGGACGATCCCGAAAGAGTTTACGGACTCGCCTTCGCCGGCAAAAACATCAAGTTCAAGGTTGCCGACGGAACGCTCACCGTCATAGCCGTAGAAAGCGCCTAAAACAAATTTCCTAAAACGCCGCACGAGCGGCCACAAGAAAACCCGGGGCAAACAACTTACCCCGGGCGTTTTGATCCACCCCAAAAGCCAGATTGAGCATCTGGTTTTATTTAATCAGCACCTTCTGTACAGAACGTTCGGAGCCCACCTGAACGGACAGCATGTAGCTACCCTGCGGGAGCAGCGACGCATCGAAACCGAGCGTTCCTCCGGCATAGCTGTTGCTGAAGTCGAGAACGGCCTTGCCCTGCATGGTGAACACCTTCGCCGAAACAGCGAAACCGTTCGCCCGGACCGGCACGGACACGCGACCCGCATGCACGACGGCCTTTCCGATAACAGTCGACGCATCGGCAACCACGCCAATAGCGAGCGCAGAAGATTCAGACCCGACGCTGGAACTGGATCCCGGAGCAACTTCGCTCGAGCTGGATTCTTCGACAGAGCTGCTCGACGGAGTCGTCGTTACGGGCTTAAGGTCATCACCCAGGATTTCCATCACCTTCTCGGCATAGCGCTTACCGAAGTCGCGGTAGCCCTGCGAAGAGAAGTGGATGCGCATCATGTCCAGGTCGTTGAGACCCTCGGCAGAAACGAGGTAAAAGTTCTTGGACTGTTGCGGAAGTTTCCGGATGTTGTTGTTCGTGCCCTTGGAGCTTCCTTGATACGGGACCTCGCCCGCAAAGAACGGAATGTTCTCGTCGAGGCCGATGTCCCTGACCAGACGGTCGTAGACCTTCTTGACCTTGTTAGGCCAATCGCTGTCGCCCTCGTCGGTTTCGCCCTGGTGGAAGATGATGCCCTTGATGACGCCGTCTTCCTTGGCCTTCAAAGCCATATCCACCAAGCGCTGGTAGGGATTGCCACCGTAATCATTGACGATGTCCTTGAACCAACCAGCCTGGGTTGACAAATAGCTCTGGTCAATAGGCGAATCGAACGCCACGATGCTGCAGCCCGCTATGGCCACAACCACGACGCCAACCTTGATTTGCGGGTCAAGCTTTTCGACCAGCGTGCGTCCGAAGTAGTCGGTGGGGCCAAGGCCGCCGTGTTTGTTCGCCAAAGGCGGAATCGCGTCGTTCCACGTACCCAGCTTCCTTCCGTTGAAGTTGTCGATTGCCGAAAGCATCTGGAAACGCGGATCGACCGTCTTGTCTTGAGACTCGATAGTGCCCTGGCCCTCCATGTTGGACTGACCAAAGGCGAGGTAGATGTGGAAATTGGGATCCGGTGCGGCAAATGCAGCCGAAGCCATAAGCGCCGAACCGACAATCAGTCCAATCAGGTTCTTCTTTTTCATTTTGACTCCTCTGTTGAACCAAACAATTTCCACATACCACCAAGTTACTTTATCTGTACTTTCTGTACAGACCGTTCAGAACCAACCTGAACGGATACCATGTAGTTTCC from Fibrobacter sp. includes:
- a CDS encoding histidine phosphatase family protein, whose product is MKKIALLPISLFAALSITACGDSESGNPVTPEGGSQPALSSEALPGSSDALPTSSATVPGSSETVPPASSAAVPASSATVEAPVEFTTDAVALPDMGCTSEPLSFGSGVKLTCNGEYVGNILEDSDTSPFDPNAAAYTSFVGIKKIFAALQPTDKAVFILRHAHRTSSTDVDGVLTGLGYEQAITVGKQIAGTEEIKYWHSEIPRTMQTSMAIAQGRGQTEFSHVALKELNGGWFEKDHAKVEEYNATVSSSYDVVSRWAYNEYPDPTVNYNEGFYDLMERGTQFMSEIILAKVVPQSRISVVISHDQMLYPLTIFATNRLLEMKHHEDKSWLNFLAGVAVIVHADGSIKYVPVMGLDEGTMSS
- the tsaA gene encoding tRNA (N6-threonylcarbamoyladenosine(37)-N6)-methyltransferase TrmO, which translates into the protein MDSLNLKIIARIKSDFPEKFGIPRQSGLVPSLRSTIRFEPEFRNADALRGLEGFSHLWLIWIFSENIRDTWHPTVRPPRLGGNTRLGVFATRSSFRPNPIAMSCVKIEGIRLDAPDGPEIIVSGADLMDGTPILDIKPYLPYADSIPDAKGGFAEARRYDSLQVEIAPEIASQVPEGKLDALVEILRQDPRPHYQDDPERVYGLAFAGKNIKFKVADGTLTVIAVESA
- a CDS encoding sialate O-acetylesterase, giving the protein MKKKNLIGLIVGSALMASAAFAAPDPNFHIYLAFGQSNMEGQGTIESQDKTVDPRFQMLSAIDNFNGRKLGTWNDAIPPLANKHGGLGPTDYFGRTLVEKLDPQIKVGVVVVAIAGCSIVAFDSPIDQSYLSTQAGWFKDIVNDYGGNPYQRLVDMALKAKEDGVIKGIIFHQGETDEGDSDWPNKVKKVYDRLVRDIGLDENIPFFAGEVPYQGSSKGTNNNIRKLPQQSKNFYLVSAEGLNDLDMMRIHFSSQGYRDFGKRYAEKVMEILGDDLKPVTTTPSSSSVEESSSSEVAPGSSSSVGSESSALAIGVVADASTVIGKAVVHAGRVSVPVRANGFAVSAKVFTMQGKAVLDFSNSYAGGTLGFDASLLPQGSYMLSVQVGSERSVQKVLIK